A single window of Bufo bufo chromosome 10, aBufBuf1.1, whole genome shotgun sequence DNA harbors:
- the LOC120980101 gene encoding mucin-2-like has translation MEDIAGPTEDIAAPEEVIAAPKEDIAASTEDIAASTEDIAAPTDDIATPTEDIAAPTEDIAASTEDIAPPTEDITPPTEDIVAPTEDIAAPTEDIATPTEDIAAPTEDIAPPTEDITPPTEDIVAPTEDIVASTEDIAPPTEDIVASTEDIAPPTEDIVAPTEDIAPPTEDIAPPTEDIAPPTEDITPPTEDIVAPTEDIAPPTEDIAAPTEDIAPPTEDIVAPTEDIAPPTEDITPPTEDIVASTKDIAPPTEDIAAPTEDIAPPTEDIAPPTEDIAPPTEDITPPTEDIVAPTEDIAPPTEDIVPPTEDIAPPTEDIVPPTEDIAPPTEDIVAPTEDITPPTEDIVAPTEDITPPTEDITPPTEDIVAPTEDITPPTEDIAPPTEDITPPTEDIVAPTEDIAPPTEDITPPTEDITPPTEDIVAPTEDIAPPTEDIVAPTEDIAPPTEDITPPTEDIVAPTEDIALPTEDIAAPTEDIVAPTEDITPPTEDIAPPTEDIGAPTEDIAPPTEDIALPTEDIGAPTEDIAPPTEDITPPTDDIVAPTEDIAPPTEDITPPTEDIVAPTEDIAPPTEDIVAPTEDIVAPTEDIAPPTEDITPPTEDIVAPTEDIAPPTEDIVAPTEDIAPPTEDIAPPTEDIVAPTEDIAPPTEDITPPTEDIVAPTEDIALPTEDIAAPTEDIVAPTEDITPPTEDIAPPTEDIGAPTEDIAPPTEDIALPTEDIGAPTEDIAPPTEDITPPTDDIVAPTEDIAPPTEDITPPTEDIVAPTEDIALPTEDIAAPTEDIAPPTEDIALHTEDIVAPTEDITPPTEDIAPPTEDITPPTEDIVAPTEDIALPTEDIVAPTEDITPPTEDITPPTEDIAPPTEDIAPPTEDIAAPTEVTLDL, from the coding sequence ATGGAGGATATAGCGGGCCCTACAGAGGATATAGCGGCCCCTGAAGAGGTTATAGCAGCCCCTAAAGAGGATATAGCGGCCTCTACAGAGGATATAGCGGCCTCTACAGAGGATATAGCGGCCCCTACAGATGATATAGCGACCCCTACAGAGGATATAGCAGCCCCTACAGAGGATATAGCGGCCTCTACAGAGGATATAGCGCCCCCTACAGAGGATATAACGCCCCCTACAGAGGATATAGTGGCCCCTACAGAGGATATAGCGGCCCCTACAGAGGATATAGCGACCCCTACAGAGGATATAGCAGCCCCTACAGAGGATATAGCGCCCCCTACAGAGGATATAACGCCCCCTACAGAGGATATAGTGGCCCCTACAGAGGATATAGTGGCCTCTACAGAGGATATAGCGCCCCCTACAGAGGATATAGTGGCCTCTACAGAGGATATAGCGCCCCCTACAGAGGATATAGTGGCCCCTACAGAGGATATAGCGCCCCCTACAGAGGATATAGCGCCCCCTACAGAGGATATAGCGCCCCCTACAGAGGATATAACGCCCCCTACAGAGGATATAGTGGCCCCTACAGAGGATATAGCGCCCCCTACAGAGGATATAGCGGCCCCTACAGAGGATATAGCGCCCCCTACAGAGGATATAGTGGCCCCTACAGAGGATATAGCGCCCCCTACAGAGGATATAACGCCCCCTACAGAGGATATAGTGGCCTCTACAAAGGATATAGCGCCCCCTACAGAGGATATAGCGGCCCCTACAGAGGATATAGCGCCCCCTACAGAGGATATAGCGCCCCCTACAGAGGATATAGCGCCCCCTACAGAGGATATAACGCCCCCTACAGAGGATATAGTGGCCCCTACAGAGGATATAGCGCCCCCTACAGAGGATATAGTGCCCCCTACAGAGGATATAGCGCCCCCTACAGAGGATATAGTGCCCCCTACAGAGGATATAGCGCCCCCTACAGAGGATATAGTGGCCCCTACAGAGGATATAACGCCCCCTACAGAGGATATAGTGGCCCCTACAGAGGATATAACGCCCCCTACAGAGGATATAACGCCCCCTACAGAGGATATAGTGGCCCCTACAGAGGATATAACGCCCCCTACAGAGGATATAGCGCCCCCTACAGAGGATATAACGCCCCCTACAGAGGATATAGTGGCCCCTACAGAGGATATAGCGCCCCCTACAGAGGATATAACGCCCCCTACAGAGGATATAACGCCCCCTACAGAGGATATAGTGGCCCCTACAGAGGATATAGCGCCCCCTACAGAGGATATAGTGGCCCCTACAGAGGATATAGCGCCCCCTACAGAGGATATAACGCCCCCTACAGAGGATATAGTGGCCCCTACAGAGGATATAGCGCTCCCTACAGAGGATATAGCGGCCCCTACAGAGGATATAGTGGCCCCTACAGAGGATATAACGCCCCCTACAGAGGATATAGCGCCCCCTACAGAGGATATAGGGGCCCCTACAGAGGATATAGCGCCCCCTACAGAGGATATAGCGCTCCCTACAGAGGATATAGGGGCCCCTACAGAGGATATAGCGCCCCCTACAGAGGATATAACGCCCCCTACAGATGATATAGTGGCCCCTACAGAGGATATAGCGCCCCCTACAGAGGATATAACGCCCCCTACAGAGGATATAGTGGCCCCTACAGAGGATATAGCGCCCCCTACAGAGGATATAGTGGCCCCTACAGAGGATATAGTGGCCCCTACAGAGGATATAGCGCCCCCTACAGAGGATATAACGCCCCCTACAGAGGATATAGTGGCCCCTACAGAGGATATAGCGCCCCCTACAGAGGATATAGTGGCCCCTACAGAGGATATAGCGCCCCCTACAGAGGATATAGCGCCCCCTACAGAGGATATAGTGGCCCCTACAGAGGATATAGCGCCCCCTACAGAGGATATAACGCCCCCTACAGAGGATATAGTGGCCCCTACAGAGGATATAGCGCTCCCTACAGAGGATATAGCGGCCCCTACAGAGGATATAGTGGCCCCTACAGAGGATATAACGCCCCCTACAGAGGATATAGCGCCCCCTACAGAGGATATAGGGGCCCCTACAGAGGATATAGCGCCCCCTACAGAGGATATAGCGCTCCCTACAGAGGATATAGGGGCCCCTACAGAGGATATAGCGCCCCCTACAGAGGATATAACGCCCCCTACAGATGATATAGTGGCCCCTACAGAGGATATAGCGCCCCCTACAGAGGATATAACGCCCCCTACAGAGGATATAGTGGCCCCTACAGAGGATATAGCGCTCCCTACAGAGGATATAGCGGCCCCTACAGAGGATATAGCGCCCCCTACAGAGGATATAGCGCTCCATACAGAGGATATAGTGGCCCCTACAGAGGATATAACGCCCCCTACAGAGGATATAGCGCCCCCTACAGAGGATATAACGCCCCCTACAGAGGATATAGTGGCCCCTACAGAGGATATAGCGCTCCCTACAGAGGATATAGTGGCCCCTACAGAGGATATAACGCCCCCTACAGAGGATATAACGCCCCCTACAGAGGATATAGCGCCCCCTACAGAGGATATAGCGCCCCCTACAGAGGATATAgcggcccctacagaggtcacacTAGATCTCTGA